DNA sequence from the Neomonachus schauinslandi chromosome 16, ASM220157v2, whole genome shotgun sequence genome:
ACCCGGCTGGAGGCCGGCGAAGCCCCGCCAGGCTTCGGGCTCCGCGGAGGGTTTCACAGCGCCCTGGCTCCCGCGCCCGCACCCGCATCCGCACCTGGACCTGCACCTGCACCCGCAGGGACTCGTGGGCCAAAGCTGTTCCAGCCCCGAGCAGTTTCAGACTTCGCTTCCTCCACAGGCTTCCTCCAGAAATGTCAGTGGAGTTTTCTCTCAATCACAACCGCTCTCCGGCGTCTCCTTGGCCTTGCCCACCTCTGAATTCCTGCCACGCCCTCCTGGTGGCAGGTGCCTGATTTGCAGCTGTATCCTTGCTATATCCGTCTCAGCTGGGAGAGCCACTTAGCCACTTACTCAGTGGCCCCCAGCAGCCTGACAGCACCTGGGAGCTCGCAGGAAATGCAGTACCTAGATCCTTaacccagacctgctgaatgGGCATCTGTATCTTACAAGACCCTCCCCGCCCCAAGGGATTTGCGGCGCAGTGAAGGGGGAGTAGCTCTGGCCTAGACCACTAGGGGGCCATGGGACCCAGGGAGACCTGGAAACAAGGCGCCTCACCTGGGGCAGGTGTATCTGAGTAAACGGTCTTCAGCCGCGTCCTGAAGTTAGATGATGACTGACCTTTTGTCTGTGTTGGAGAAGATTCAAGTTCATTTGAAGCATTTGCGTTCCAGGCATTATCTTAGGAGGCTCCACCTGGGACTTCCAAGACCTGTCCCTTTTTCCATTGCTAATGGAAttagttttaatcaggaaaattACTTGAAACACCATTTTATAGGAGCTGAGCAAATTGAGGTGTCAATACAGAAAATTCTAGATGCAATAAGCAATCAGTGACATAGGAAACCTTAGAAGACCAATGCCttaacccagtggttctcaatctccAGCAGGTATCGAATCCCCAGGAGGGTATTTAAAGCTCAAATTGTTGAGCCCCACCCTTAGAGTTTCTACTTCAAACAACTTGGGTGAGgcagagaatttgcatttttttttaaaaaaattatttatttttgagagagagcacacaagcggagggaggggcagagggagaagcagactccccactgggcaatgcgggggcggggggggggggcgctggatcccaggaccctgggatcatgacctgagccaaaggcagatgcttaaccaactgagccacccaggcgcccagaatttgcatctctaacaagTCCCCAGGGGATGCCAATGCCATTGATCTAGAGACCACACTTCTAGAATCACTATTTCCAAACCACACAGTTATGGCTGCTTTGGAGGGTCATATTAGCCCTTAAGGATTATATAGAAATAATCCCATTCAGTGCCATATCGATGCAGAAATGTAGTGAGTTCCCATGATCCGGTGTGAACCTAAGTACTGATGTGaatattttcctgtatttatgCAACAGAGTGCATTTTCATTTAAACTATGTGCCACCTATAATGTTGTTTATGTTCAGGTACTGCCCTAATTGAGacgaatattttatttttctactagtGGCAATTTCATTGGCATACCAATCTTTTTTATGGTCTTGTGGGAAATGTGGAATTAAGGCTGTGCGATCTGAAGAGaagattttttccttattatatgAATCAAAATATATCAGCGGATATTAAAGAAACCCTGCTATTCTTCCCACTATATTCCCAGAGTCCTTTGCCATGCCCCTATTTTAACTCTTTTTCACACTGTGTTTGAATTATTGATTTATCGTCTGACTTTCTCAAAGGCTCACGGGTTCCTCAAGGGCAGGACATTctaacattttttgaagaaaaaaatgaaaaaaaaaaaaggagggcgcctgggtggctcagtcggttaagcgactgccttcggctcaggtcgtgatcctggagtcccgggatcgagtcccgcatcgggctccctgctcggcagggagtctgcttctccctctgaccctcccccctctcatgtgctctctctctctctcattctgtctcaaataaataaataaaatctttaaaaataaataaataaataaataaataaataaataaaaaggagatgtttatttttctactaTTTGCCCAGTTTGTGTTAATGAACAGTAAAGGAATTGCTTCTGGACGAAGATGCCTTGTGGGTGCTCCCTCTGGCGTGCCAGATGTGTGTATGGGGTTTTGTGCTTTTGAGATTTGATGGGGTGTAGGGTGGGAGTGGTTGAGGGCTAGGGGCTCGTTGGTGATGGTGGGTGTGTTTCTGTTGGGGGGGCGCATTATTTGGGACTGTGTTTCTCTTGGACTGTGTGTACTGAGCATGTGTCTACACTCAGTGTGTGCTGTTCTCTAGGACCCACGAGTGAGACTCAGTGACCATCAGTGGTTGACTGTGGTACAGGGATGTCCCTACCCACCTGCCCATGTATGTGTCCCTCGATTGGGGATGCTGTGCGCTCGCCCTGGGTCTCCGTGGGTTCTCTCTGATGCTGGCTACATGCTGTGGCCCCCTGGGTCCTGTGTTCTGTCGCTGAATCTTCTCCCTATCAGAGTCTCCTTGCTGCCCCGTGTTGCTACAGTGTCTGATGCTCATGGCCCTTTCCACCCACACTACACTTACCTGTCTCCGTCCCTGAGTCCAGGGCTGGCAGAGCTAGGAGGGTGAGAGCTCTGTGCCCCTGAGGTCAAGGAGGCCGGCTGGGAAGTTAGCGGCTGGAGATTAGATTTcgtggaaggagggagaaggatcCAGGTCTGGTTTGCGACAGGGCCAGGCCAGGATCCAGGGCCTCAGAATCATAGAATAGTCATAGCAGCTCCTGTTTATGGAGCATCTTCCATGTACCGGGCACTGTACTTggtgctttatatatttatatggataCTGTTTTCATTCagtattaaatattaagtatttatatttataaatagcaATGATGTGGATTGTTCCTAATGTTTATGAATCATATTTTAGTCTGTCagttatagatttctttttttaaggattttatttgtttgagagagagagacagcatgagcagggggaggggcagaggagagggagagaaatcttcaagcagactccctgctgagtggggaggccaacgtgggggctcgatcccaggaccctgggattgtgacctgagccaaagtcagatgcctacccaacagagccacccaggcctcccagttctagatttatttatataataattttctgttatcattttctttttcttttcttttcttttctttttttttttggtgcctgAAGTTAGTATATACTGCTGCTGCCAGGAAAGAAATGGTCTTTCCTTTATTTGCAGTTCTGCAGCCAGGGTGTGATTTTGTTATCATTTTCTGTTATCCCACTGAAGGTAGGAGGAGACCGAAGCTCTCGGAGAGGTGAATtcatttgcctgaggtcactcAGCAAGGTGACAGAGTCAAAATGTGAACCTACTTCCAAATGTTTCCAGCCTTTGGCTCTTCACTAGTGCATTACTCTGGCCAAGGCAGGAGGCAGCAtccgggggaggaggaggggttaACAGCAGATTGTTGCTGATGCTGTGTTGTGCTGCTTTGTCTTTACTGAGCACCACGCTAAGGGCCGGCATAACAACAATGTTGGCAAATGCTCACATGGCACTTGGCAAGGGCCCCACTATTGTGCTGACATGTGGATTAACTCACCTCTTATACCAGCATCCTGAGATGGATACCATCATTGTCTCCCTAAAGCCCAGAGGTGGAATCAGGTGCAGACAGCTCAAGGAGGAGTTGGGATTTGGCCCcagacagcctggctccagaggctGTTCCTTTGCCCCATTCCCCGTGTACTTTCCATTATCCCTTGTAATCTTCATAACAATCCTATAGTATAGGAAGAAAAtatcacccattttacagatgaggaaactgggaggCCTAGATTTGGCCTTACCCACAGAGCCACAGACTTGAACCACTGTTTGTCTGATTGGTTCATCCATGCCTGACTCGGTGCTCATCTGGAAGGAGGCTAGGAACTCCAAAGAGTCTCCTAAGGGCCTTGGCCGGGCTCCCAAGATGCCCAGCTTCCTGTCCTACTCTGAGGTCCCAGCCTCTTTATCCGTCCTGGGCTGCTCCTCAATTTTTCCTTTGGCTTGTGTCATTTTTGCTTGCTGATTGGTAACTGCTTATTGTATGTTACAAGAATTGtctatttttggggcgcctgggtgctcagtcgttaagcgtctgccttcggctcaggtcatgatcccagggtcctgggatcaagccccacatcgggctccctgctccacaggaggcctgcttctccctctcccactccccctgcttgtgttccctctctcgctgtctctctctctgtcaaataaataaataaaatctttaaaaaaaagaattgtctatTTTTCCCCAGGTTAGGTTTTTGTTTAGTCTGTGTTTGTTGCTGTACAAAAGGTTTACATTTTCTACAGCTCGATAGGTCCTCTGTTTATGTTATAAATTCAAGATTTTCAATCTTCGTTAAGAAAATCTCCTGGCTCCTGAGAAGTGGGAGTAGGGGGATGgcagcctcctcttccttccctctccccctccaaggCTTGTCTTTCTtgggggtggcagggtgggggatTGTTTGATCTCTTCTCCACGATTTGTAAgcactctttatatattatagcTATTAATTATATCCTGTCTCAAGTATTGCAAGTTTTTCCCCAAGCCTTTTGGACATTGCCTttcaatggtttttttttttttttttttttaagattttatttatttatttgagagagagagtgagagagagaaagagcacaagagggcggagcgcgagagggagaagcagactccctgctgagcagagcccgatgtgggactcgatcctgggattccaggatcatgacctgagcggaaggcagttgcttaaccaactgagccacccaggcgccccttacaatGGTTTTTGAGTGTTGTGCAAATATGTCTATTTCACAGATTCTGGGTTTCCAACCTTGGTTGGGAAGCTCTCTCCTGCTCCTGAGGGGAGCAGGATCTCTctcatctcctcccctcctctgccttcccctccggGGCCTCTCCCTCCTTATCTCCAGCTTCTCCTTTCCCAAGGTTCTGCGTCCCAGACGGACGAGGGGACTTGCCAAGCCTGGagacccagccccctccccctcctcctccgtTGGCCTCTCCTTATTTGGAAAGGGGGTTGTTCCAATCCCTGTCAGTTTTTAAGAGCTCTTGGTAAGTATACTATTAACCCTATCTGCCTTCTGTACTGCAAGAGACTCGTTCTCAAGtcctgttgactttttttttataatgttgttTGCCACGTGAAATCTTAAGCTGCTAAGTTGTACACAAGTATGTCGGTCTTGTGTTCATTGGCTGTGGGTGTCTGACCTAGGTTAGAAAGGTTTCCAGCcccgggaggggtgggggggggcgggggtgaggtgggggtagggtggggagggCGTCCTTATCTCGCAGCTTCTCCCTTCCCACGGGTCAGGTGCATAAAAGCGCGCCGGGACGCGGCCCCGCAGTGTCGCCATGTCCCCGCTGTGCCCCCTGCTGCTGGCCCTGGTCCTGGCGGCCGTCCCCGGCGTCCGAGCGGCCTGCCCGGCGCCCGCGGACCTCAAGAAGCCCGACGGGACGCGCACGTGCGCCAAGCTCTACGACAAGAGCGACCCCTACTACGACAACTGCTGCGGGGGCGCCGAGCTGTCGCTGGAGCCGGGCACCGacctgcccttcctgccctccgACTGGACGAACATCGTCTCCTCGCTCGTGGTGGCCCCGCGCTGCGAGATCACCGTGTGGTCCCAACGCGGCAAGGCCGGCAAGACGCGCAAGTTCTCGACCGGCGTCTACCCGCGCCTCGAAGAGTTCCGCAAGGGCATCTTCAGCGACTGGTCCAACACCATCGCGTCGCTCTACTGCAGGTGcccgcccggccccgcctccGCCCGCAGCCCCGCCTCCGCGTCCGCGGCGCGAACCCGGGCCCCCAGGCCCCTCGGCCCCTGACCCCGCACTGGGAGTCCCTAGAATCAGTCCTGGAGGTCCCgggccctcctcctccccgcaccccctcccccaagcccatGGCCCTCGGATCTCTGGAACCCAACTCTGGGATTCCCAGACTCAGAAGCTGACCCCACCCCCTAACCCCCTAGCCTCCATTCTGGGAGCACCTGCCTCCCACCTTCCTGAATCCTCCACCTGCCGATCTACCCAGAGCTGCAGTCCTAGGCCTAGCTTGGGGATGGGGAGCCATCAGTCCTCTCACCCTGGAGCCCCCAGAACCAAAGCCAGTCGTCCCAGTTCCCGGAGCCACCAGAGCCAGCTCTGGGACTCCCAGACTCTAAACTGACCCACCACAAGACTCCAGACCCAGTTCTAGGAACACCCTATCTACCCTCATGCTCCCCACCCACGTAGACCCTCTAGATCAGAGGCAGCCCTGGAAACCAGTCCCAAAGTCCCTGTTAAGGTTCTGGAGCCCCCCAGATCCAACTTTGCCCCTCCAGCCCACTGTGCACTCACCTGTGGGAGCTCACAGACCGTGGGACCCTAAATCTAGTCCTAGCACTCTCCAAAACCACCTcacctgtccctctccctccacaagAGTTCCAAGAGCCCCCAGGATGCCTAGTTCCTGAACTtgcagcccagccccagccctccaccccaTCTCAGCCTTTtagaacccccctcccccacaccctggATCTCTGAGCCCCTGGCAACCCCCTGGTGATAATTTTTATTCTGTTGCAGGTGTTACTGATGCCATAAAGATACTTCATCTTCAACCCCCACAGGGTGCAGAGCCCCTCACCTGGCCTTATCACTGGGGTCTGCTGAAGGCCCCAACTCCCAGGAGGAGAGAACCTTCTGCCtgccccaacccacccccccaccccgccccacgcCTTCCCTGCAATATAGCCCTTTTGAAGTTATCCATCTGCCATCTACTCGTGCTTGGGACCTAAGTCCACATaggacagggtggggtgggggagagagcagGTTGGTCCGGCCTGCATCAGCCCATACCTGGGACAATGCTGGAGGTGGGGCCGTACTCAGAGATTTGGCCATGGATTTAGGTGGGCACAAAAAGACACACATCCACAGGACACGTTTGTGACATGCAGTAATACCACTGGCTGATTGTTTAAACATTAAAATGCTTCCCGCACTTTTTGGTAGATAGCCCTTCCCCACGAATGCCCCCCAATGCCAGCTGTTCTGGCCTGCCAGGGACCTCCAGCCTCCCTGAGGAGTCAGGCCTGGAACAGCAAGAGGCCTTCAAGGACCCTGCCCCAGGCTAAGACCAGGGTCTCTTGCTTGATCTGGCCCGGAACTTATGGGTTGTTAAAGACTTTCAATCTTTCTTTCCCCAATGAAGAAACTTTTAGCTCAAATTTGCCATCTGTCCCGCCACCATCCTCAGTGATGATGGCCCTTGATGGGTATCCTGATGGCTTTGGGGACTCTGGAGGAATGAGGGGGGAGAAATGAGGGTATTGTAGGGAGGAGAGGTATGGGGACAGCTCTAGGGGGGGTGAGAATTTGGGGTTGGAGCGGGAGGGGAAATGCGAGGAGCGTCTGTCGAGCACTAGCTCGGGGAGAAGTTGAAGAGCCAGTCACTCCCTGAACTGCACAGACACGGAGGAATTGGTCACCCTTGTCCGCCGCAGCCCGCCGGGCTCCCTCCGGTTCTTGGTCTTGTGCAGGAAGTGGACGAAGCGCACGCCGGGGCCATACTGGCGGAA
Encoded proteins:
- the SYCN gene encoding syncollin, encoding MSPLCPLLLALVLAAVPGVRAACPAPADLKKPDGTRTCAKLYDKSDPYYDNCCGGAELSLEPGTDLPFLPSDWTNIVSSLVVAPRCEITVWSQRGKAGKTRKFSTGVYPRLEEFRKGIFSDWSNTIASLYCRCPPGPASARSPASASAARTRAPRPLGP